The following is a genomic window from Candidatus Thermoplasmatota archaeon.
CCTCGGGGCCTCGTACTTGAGGTCCGTCTGCTCGAGCATTTCCTCAGAATAGAGGCCAGGGATCTCGGGGAGAAGGCCCAGGGCGAAGTGGTCCTTGAGCCCCACCCTTGATATCCTAGGGGAAAGGTATTGCACGAAGTATTTCTCACCAAAATCGAAGGACTTCCCCATATCGAGGAAGATCCTCGTCCCTCCCTGCTCCAGCAGTATCTTGTTCCCTCCGATCTCTGACACCCCTCCATAGAACGTCAACCTCGTCTTCATGATGATATGCAGGAAGGCTTCGGAGGATAAAAGGAGTCCGTCTTATTCGCAGAGATTAAGTAATGCTGGAGCGATGTCTGGACGGGGAATCGAACGCTCAAGAACACCTTTCTTCACATTCCAGGCATCGGATACCAAACGGAGAAGCGGATATGGGAGTCCGGAATCAGAACCTGGAACCAGTGCCTCAGGCGGACATCCCATCTCCCCCTGGGCCCGCGGCAAACGGAAGTCGTCGTGGACGAGATCTCAAGGTCCCTGGACCAGCTCGACCGCAAGAACCAGACGTTCTTCCGCGATAAGCTCCCCGGGAGGGAGCTGTGGCGGGCCTTTCCGGAATTCCGCGACTCCATCGCCTACTTGGACATAGAGACGACAGGCCTGTCTCCTCATCATGATGATATCACAGTCATCGGTCTCTACGACGGAGATGATGTCCACACTTTCGTTCGCGGCATCAATCTGCGTGACTTCCGGAAAAAGATCCAGAAGTACAAGCTGCTGGTCACCTACAACGGTGCGGGCTTCGACCTCCGGTTCATTGAAGAGGAGTTCTCACGAATAGGCTTGAACCAGATTCACATCGATCTCCGTTTTCCTCTGTACCGAGTAGGTCTGAAGGGCGGGCTGAAGGCCATCGAGCGGACCGTGGGCATCAGCCGAGCCGAGGAGACGCAAGGTCTGGACGGATTCGATGCGGTGCGGTTGTGGAAGGAGTATGAGGCAGGCAAGCAGGAATCCCTTGACCTGCTCGTCGCCTATAACAGGGAGGACATAGTCAATCTGGAGGCGCTCATGAGAATCGCCTACTCCACTCTGAGAAGGTCATGCTTCCTGTGAAGGACCTCGAGAACGGAGCATGCTGCCGTCAGAGACCCCCTCGCGGATGATCACAGCGTAGCCTTGCCCCTGTACACGTCGGCCGGGTACTTCTCCTCGTTCCTCTTGACCTTGTCTGTGATAATCCTTGAAAGGTCGATGTCCAGGGCAATACAGAAACTGAGCACGTAGATCGCGATATCAGCGAGTTCCTCCTCGATACGTCCTCTGAGCTCCGGCATCTCCCTGTCTACTTCCTGCTCGCCCTTCCACTGGAAGATCTCGAGAAGCTCCGCAGATTCCAAGGACAGGGAAATCGCCAGGTCCTTCGGATTGTGATACTTCTGCCATTCCCTTCTGGCAATGAACTCCGCGACTCTGCTCTTGAGCGATTCTACCGTCGTTGTGCCGTCCAGCATGAAGCCGAATCGGAACGAGTCTATTAACTCTTTTTGAGGGCTGTGGCCCCGAAGCTTGGGACAATCCTGGTCCAATCTGGAATCTCGATCCAACCAGCCTCGGATGGCAACTCCTCTGGTCTTGGCAGAGATAGATTGTGCACCGCGAAGTAGGCGCTTAGCCCAGCGACGGCGGCATCGAGCTTGTCATGGGATTCCTCGCATTCTTCTCCGAATGAGGAGAAATCGATGATCGAGGAAAGGGAATCGACAATGAAGGCCCTTGCCTCTTGACCCTCATTCTTCTTGTACATCCTCATTGCTCGGTCGAAGTCCTCTCGCGGCAGTTCAAGAGCCCGCCTTAATGCGAACAGCGAGGCTTTGGGATACACCTCCCTGACTCTCACGGTTGGGAACCCTTCGCTTCTCAGTCTCCTGAGCAAGTACACCGTCCTTGCCACAATCTGTCCCAATGCCATCGTCTGCATCGGGCGAACCTCATCCAGTGCATTGGATACGAATATCTCCGTCAGTCTCTCTGCGTATGGGTTTCTGCCGGAATCGACTATCATCTTGGTCTCACCCGATGGGCAGTTCTCCAGGCCGGGACAGTCAGCATCTCCACACCTGAGGCACGGGGGCAGGTCAAACGGAGAATCGATGCCCACGCCTTTCACCGCATCTCTCCTATCGACCAGGAAGCTGACAATGAAATCATCACCTCTTGGTGGAACTTCGTGAATGGCCGTGATTGTGAGACGACTCCGCTCACTCCGCAAGAGGGCGATTTCGGTGTTCGAACCTTCTCTCCCTCCAATATCTATGCCGACATACAAGATCGCACCTCCACTAACGGTCCCACTCAGAGCGCATCCGCGATGTCTTGGCCACTGCCTCTGAGGCTTGAAGCACAATGTGATATCAGCTATATTGTCCTTTTGTTCGGAAGTCAGCTCTGCAGAAACAACACCGTGATACTGCCCAATACTGGGAGGAATACTGGAGTTTTGTTAACAGATTGTCAATCCAGATGCTATTGAAGATTCCCACGAGCCGTGTCCTCAGGCTTGCCTCGAGACACAGTTCTTGCGTTGTAGACGCTCAAATGCCCAGCTTGTCCAGCGTCTCCTGGAGTGGAACCCCATTGCTGTCCCAGCCTCTCATCTCATAGTACTTGTCCAGAACGAGATTCATGTCCTCGTCCGAAACGAAGGCAGTGCAACCCTTTGCCACACCAGTTGGCAGAGCATCTCTCAGGAACCTGTGAGGCAGAATGTCCTGGGCCCTCGTGGGGCCTTCCCGAACGCTGAACGCCCTGATCAGAGTCCACACTCTCTCCGAGATCTCACTCAACCTCTGCGCCGTCATCGGTGAACCTGTTATGGCCTCGTAGGCTCTCATTCTCATGTCGGATGTCATCTTGTCCGTCGCAAAAGCGCATATTATGTAGTTGTCACGTTCCACAGTGAAGTTCTGTCCGTCGATGACTTTCTCGACGACATCAAGGGCGCTCTCATCCGGTATTCCCCTCTCCGAGTAGAAATCACGAAGATGCGACCCGCCTATGTCGGCCGTCATATAGGCGAGACCGTGACCCAGCTTCCCGCGTGGGTCCCAGGCCGGGATTTCCAGACCCTTCACCTGCACGGCGATCCGCTCTGCCTCCTTGCCCAACTCCTCTGACGCCTTACGTACTCCGTTCGCCAGCAGATCGCCTATTCCCTCCTTGTGCGCGACCTTGCGTATCAGCTCCCTCAATTGCTCAGGTTTGCCGAACTCGATATCCTCTTCT
Proteins encoded in this region:
- a CDS encoding ribonuclease H-like domain-containing protein, which translates into the protein MDEISRSLDQLDRKNQTFFRDKLPGRELWRAFPEFRDSIAYLDIETTGLSPHHDDITVIGLYDGDDVHTFVRGINLRDFRKKIQKYKLLVTYNGAGFDLRFIEEEFSRIGLNQIHIDLRFPLYRVGLKGGLKAIERTVGISRAEETQGLDGFDAVRLWKEYEAGKQESLDLLVAYNREDIVNLEALMRIAYSTLRRSCFL
- a CDS encoding nucleotide pyrophosphohydrolase, with the translated sequence MLDGTTTVESLKSRVAEFIARREWQKYHNPKDLAISLSLESAELLEIFQWKGEQEVDREMPELRGRIEEELADIAIYVLSFCIALDIDLSRIITDKVKRNEEKYPADVYRGKATL
- a CDS encoding DUF429 domain-containing protein; the encoded protein is MYVGIDIGGREGSNTEIALLRSERSRLTITAIHEVPPRGDDFIVSFLVDRRDAVKGVGIDSPFDLPPCLRCGDADCPGLENCPSGETKMIVDSGRNPYAERLTEIFVSNALDEVRPMQTMALGQIVARTVYLLRRLRSEGFPTVRVREVYPKASLFALRRALELPREDFDRAMRMYKKNEGQEARAFIVDSLSSIIDFSSFGEECEESHDKLDAAVAGLSAYFAVHNLSLPRPEELPSEAGWIEIPDWTRIVPSFGATALKKS